The DNA window AAGTGAACCAGGTGATGCAGCCGCCAGCCGATGGGCCATCAGCAAGGCACATGTTTGACACGATTCGCCGCCTCGGCTTGACGCATGATCATGAAGCCGCCGAATGGCTCGTATTGAAGGGAAACCAAGAAGAATCGGCGTTACAAAATATGAAGGAAGTGCTTTTGCGCCTAGCGCAAGGCGGAAGTGAATCGGTTGCTAGGCAAGCAGAGCAGGCGTTAACGAATTTGACCGGACAGCAGCTGCTAAACAAATGGGATGGCACGGCGGGGTGGCAAAGCTTTTTCTTCACCTTGCCGCTGTTATGGCAAAGCGAAGTGCAGAACGTTAACGTCTATATCAACGCCCGCCAACATGGCGAGCGAATCGACTGGGAAAACTGCCAATTGTATTTCCTGCTAGAAACGAGAAAGCTAGGAGATCTGGGCATTTTGCTTCACGCGAATGAGCGGAATTTATCGATTACGCTTCGCAACGACCGTGACGATTTTGCCGACAAAGCGAAGCCATTTATCGACAAGGCAAAAGAGAAATTGGAAGAGATCGGCTATCGGGTGGCAGCGGTGAACGTGACGAAGCTGACAAACGATGCCCAGCGGAAAGACGAACAACCTTCGCCAGCTCCATCGGCCCGCCCGTATCGACGATTTGCTGAAAGAGGGTATGATGTGACCATATGATGTCAGCCTATTTTAACCAAAAAAAGCGAAAACAAATGAACGGTCCAACGGCGGCGGTTGTTCGCTATGACGAAACGAACAGCCAGGCGCCGACTGTCGTTGCCCAAGGAAGCGGGCATGTGGCGCAAAAGATTATTGAACTCGCCAAACAACACCACGTTCATATTCAAGAAGATCCGCTGCTTGTACAACATTTAGTGCAGCTTGATCTCGGGGATCGCATCCCTCCGCAGCTGTACGCGGTCATTGCAGAAATTTTGATTTTGATTGGAGAAATTGAAAAAAACCATTAAACACTGGCTGATCGATGACCGATATAAATGACAGAGAGCCAATGGGGGTGCAGGGTGTTGGACTTTTTAACCGAGGAATGGATTTACCAGAAAAACTCGCAGCAACTGACGGCGTTGTTATATGAAGGACTGATGGAATGTTTGGAAGAGGCCATCGCGGCCATGAAACAAAAAGACCATTGGAAAGCGAACAAACAGCTGCAAAAAGGAAACGACATCCTTCGCCGCCTTGGCGCTGGGCTGCGCTATGACGCTGGCATCATCGCCCATCAGTTGGATGCGCTCTATAACTATATGGCGGAGCGCCTCATTGAGGCCAATATGAAAAAAGACGTCACAGTTGCCCAAGAAGTGCTGCAACTGACGACCACGATCGCCACGGCGTGGAACGAAGCGCTGCAAAACAGGGCTTTATCTGCGCAGGCGTCACCTAAACAAAAAGCAGCTGCCTACGAACAGTTCATTACGTATGGGGAATAAGAAGCAAAGGGGCGGATTTTCGTGCGAATCAATCATAACATTCAAGCACTCAATGCTTATCGCAACTTAGCAGCTAACCAGTCAAGCATTTCGAAAAACTTAGAGCGCCTCTCGTCGGGATTGCGCATCAACCGTGCGGCTGATGACGCGGCGGGGCTCGCCATCTCGGAAAAAATGCGCTCGCAAATCCGTGGCCTGCAAATGGCAGAACGCAACGCGCTGGATGCCATCTCATTGATCCAAACGGCAGAAGGGGCGTTAAACGAAGTCCATAGCATCTTGCAGCGGATGCGCGAACTGGCGGTGCAAGCGGCGAATGGTACGAACCAAAGCACGGACCGAGAGGCTCTTGACAGCGAGTTTCAACAGTTAATTGAGGAAATCGATCGTATCGGTAAAGACACCCAATTTAATAAGATGAATATACTTGCTGCTAATCAGTCGATCAGTATCCAGCTTGGTGCAAATAATGGACAAACATTGACCATGTCCTGGAATCAACAGTTGAAAACCTCTCTTGGCGAGGACAATGTCAACATCAGCACTTTAAATATCAAAACGGTTACTGACGCCCAGAATGCGATCAGTTCGCTGGACAATGCTATTATCTCTGTTTCAAAATCCCGCTCCAAAATGGGCGCCTATCAAAATCGCCTGGAACACACAATCAACAACTTGACTACCGCCAATGAAAACCTGACCGCTGCCGAATCCCGCATCCGCGATACGGATATGGCGATGGAGATGGCGGAGTTTACGAAAAACAACATCTTGACGCAAGCGGCGCAGGCGATGCTCGCGCAATCGAACCAGCTGCCGCAAGGGATTTTGCAGCTGCTAAAAAGCTAATGGAATCCGCGTTGGGCGGGGCAATAAACGCCTCGCCCTTTTGCTATGATTGTGCGATAATGGTGGTAACAAGAGGTGATGACGATGGAAGTGCAAAAAGTGACGCGCGCTGGGTTGGCGAACGTCAGCCGCAAGGACGACACGGCGATGGAATCGGTGTCATTCACTGAGGTTATGGCGAAGACGCGCCGTGAGGTGATGTGGGAGCGAATCAACGAGCAAGTCCGCCAAATCGAAGAACAAGGGAAAAAGTTGGCTGACTCGCGGACCGTTGAAGATTTGCGCAAATATAAGCAGCTTGTTCGATCGTTTTTGGATGACGCGGTGAAAAACGGCCTCCAGCTGGAAGAACAGCGCGGGTTCAGCCGAGGCGGACGGGCGCGCATCTATAAACTAGTGAAAGAAGTCGACCAAAAGTTGATCGAATTGACGAACGAAGTGTTGAAACACGAACAAAAAGGGCTTGACATTCTACGGCTTGTCGGCGAGATCCAAGGGCTCATTATTAATATTTATACGTAACCGTTTGATTAGGCAATCGGGAGGGGAAGACGGTGGCGGAATTATCGAACTGTGCCAAATGCGGGCGGTTGTTTGTCAAACTATCGACGCGTGATGTATGTGAATCGTGTTATCAAGAGGAAGAGCGGCAGTTTGAGCGCGTTTACGCCTTTTTGCGCAGACGGGAAAACCGAACGGCGACGATGCCCCAAGTTGTCGAAGCAACGGGTGTGGAGGAGAAGCTGATCATTAAATGGATTCGTGCGGGGCGCCTGCAGCTCGTTCATTTTCCGAATCTCGGCTATCCGTGCGACTCGTGCGGGGCGATGATCCGCGAGGGGCGGCTGTGCGCTAACTGTTTAGGCAAGCTGAAAGCGGACTTGCGTCAGGCGGAGACGGAAAAGGAACGAAACCTCCGTTCCCGCCACGCCACTTATTACACCCAAGATCATAAGGAGCGCTAAACATTTCCGCCAGTGTTCCGATATAAACAGTAGCACGATGTGAACAGTGTCGGTTAAGCGAGGTGAACGCGATGAAAATCCACCCTATCGGTCCGATGAACGTCAACCCGTATCAACGCCAACTCGCCAAAACCGAGCGGCTAGCGGCGGGGAAGGGGCCTGGCGACCAAGTGGAAATTTCCAAAGAAGCGAAGGAGCTGCAAGAAGCGGCAAGCTGGGAACAGGCGCGGCAGACGAAATTGGATGAGCTGCGCCAACAAATCGAAAACGGTACGTATACGGTCGACCCGAAGGCAGTCGCCAAACGGATGATCGACTATTACCGAAATCACCGATAAAGGAAGCGGTTCGCGATGACATTTGCCGAACTCATTCACCTATTGCGGGCGCATGTCGAGCTGCATGGAAGCTTGTTAGCGCTGGCGCGGCGGAAGACGGAAGCGTTGAAGAAAAACGACATCGGGTCGCTGTCCGCGCTCTTGGCTGATGAACAAAAACACCTTTTCGCCATCCGTCAACTGGAAGAACGGCGGCGGCGCTGGCTGAAGGAAAAGCTTGGCGACGAGACGGCGACGATCGCCGCGTGCCAAGCGATGGCGAAAGGGGAAGAGCGCCAACAGTTGCGTGAGTGTGGAGAGCGGCTGATGGCGGCGGTGAACGCGTTGGCCGAGGCCAATGAGTTAAACCGCCAGCTCATTGAGCAGTCGCTCCAGTTCGTTACGGCCATGATCGAGACGTTCGCCCCAACGCCGTCCACCTACAGCCGCACACAAGAATACGCGCCATCGCCAGACCGCCCGCTGTTTGAATCGAAAGCGTAAGGGGGAGAACGATGCTCTCGACATTCCATGGACTAGAAGCCGCTCGGCGCGCCATGATGGCCCAACAAGCGGCGCTATATACGACCGGACATAACATCGCCAACGCCAATACGGAAGGGTACACACGCCAGCGCGTCCAACTCGAGGCGACGCCCCCGTTCCCGACGCCTGGGCTCAATCGCCCGAACATTCCAGGGCAAATGGGGACAGGAGTGGAAGCGAAATCGGTCGAACGGGTGCGCGAATACTTTTTGGACATCCAATATCGCGGCGAAAACAGCAAGCTCGGCTACTGGGAAGCACGCGCCGACGCGGTGGCGAAAATGGAAGACATTATGAACGAACCGTCCGACAGCGGGCTCGCGAAAACGATGGATCAGTTTTGGCAAGCCCTTCAAGACTTAAGCACCCACCCGGAAAACGAAGGAGCGCGCTCTGTTGTCCGCCAGCGCGGTTTGGCGGTTGCCGAGACGTTTCACTATTTATCAAATTCACTCACCCAAATCCGCACGGACCTTGGCACGCAAATCGGGGTGACGGTGACGGAGGTCAATTCGCTTTTGAAGCAAATCAGCGATATCAACGCCCGAATCGCCGAAATTGAGCCGAACGGTTATTTGCCAAACGACTTATATGACGAGCGCGATCGGTTGGTGGATGAACTCTCGACGTTCATCGACATTCAAGTGGAGAACCGCCCTGTTGGCGGCAACGCCTCGAAAGCGGCAGAAGGCATGTACGATGTATACATCCTCAATGGCAACGAAAAAGTGTATCTCGTCCAAGGGCGAAACGCTTCGTCCCTTTCCTTCCCGGACGGCAGCGACGTGGACGGCGATAACGTAAAGGAAGTGCCGCCTGATACAGGCGTTGGGGCGCTCAACATAGGTGGAACGACCGTTTCGGTTTCCGCCCTTCCGAACGGCAAGCTGCGCGGGCTTGTGGAAGGATACGGCTATAAGAACGGAACCGACGCCGACGGACAGCTGATCGTGACAGGGCTGTATCCCGAGATGCTCGCCAATTTGGACAAGCTCGCTTATACGTTCGGCACGTTGTTTAATACTGTCCACGAACAAGGCTATGGCTTGAATGGAAATACGGGGCTTTCATTTTTTACCGGACTCAATCAAGTGAACGGCGCGGCGAAAACGATCGCTCTTGCTTCCGGTATCGATGATTTGGCCAACATCGCCGCGGCGACGAAAGCAGGACAATCTGGAAACGGCAACAACGCCATCAACCTCGCCAACGTACGGAGCTTGCTTTTATCCAACACGACCGTTTCACTGCAAGATGGGATCGCGGTGAATCTCGCCTCGCTTCGGTTGCCGCTTGCCTCAGGCACGGTCGAAACGAACTATCAAGGCTGGATCGGCCAGCTTGGCGTCGCTGGCGAGCAGGCGAATCGAATGAAAAGCAATAGTGAAACGCTGCGCCAGTCGGTGGAGGAAAAGCGGCAGTCGGTCAGCTCCGTGTCGCTTGACGAAGAGATGATGAACATGATCAAATTCCAGCACGCGTATAACGCCGCGGCAAGGCAGATTACGGTGATTGACGAAATGCTCGATAAAATCATCAACGGCATGGGCGTCGTCGGAAGGTAGGGGACGAGGATGCGCATTACGCAAAGCATGTTGGCGAATAATATGTTGAAACAAATCACTCGAAGCTATGAAAGGTTGGATCAATATCAAACCCAATTGTCGACGGGCAAAAAAATCACCCGCCCGTCGGACGATCCTGTCGTGGCGATGAAAGGAATCGCCTACCGCTCGAATTTGGCCGAAGTCGAGCAGTTTAAACGCAATTTCTCCGAAGCATACAATTGGGTCGAAAACTCGGACTCGGCGCTTGACAAGGCGACGCAGGCGCTGCAGCGCATCCGCGAGCTCGTCGTCCAAGCGAGCAATGATACGTACGAAGAGACGCAGCGCCAGGCGATCGCCAAAGAGGTGCGCCAGCTGACCGAACATTTGGTCACGATCGCCAATACGAAAATCGGCGACAAATACATTTTCAACGGCGCCCAAACGACCGACCCGCCCGTCACGGTGAATGCGGATGGAACGATCACCGTGTCAACGAATGACCAACAGTTGAACATCGAGCTGGCCAAAGGTGTTTACCTCCCTGTCAACATTCCGCCCAGCACGGCGTTTGGGGCGGGCAACGGATTGTTTTCCGACTTGCAGGATCTAGCTGCTTCTTTGGAAAACGCGAGTACGACAGGGGATGAACTAACGGGCTATTTGGACAAGCTGGATGACCATTTGACCCATTTGCTTGGCGTCCGCGCCGAGCTTGGCGCGCGCATGAACCGAATCGAGCTGATGGAAGACCGCATCGACAGCCAACAAGTGATTGCGGAAAAAATGTTGTCGGACAACGAAGACGTTGATCTTGAGAAAGTCATCATTGACTTAAAAACGCAAGAAAGCGTCCACCGTGCGGCGTTGGCGGTCGGCGCGCGCGTCATTCAGCCGACGTTGGTTGACTTTTTGCGCTAAACTAACGGTTCGCTAGCTTTTTTCGCCCGACGGGCTGTCTAGTTCTTCAAGCCGGTCTAACGGCCACCGTTTCTTTTCGCGCGGTGGTGTCTATCCAGCCTTCGAAAGGAGGAAAGACATGCGCGTGCCACAACTGAGGATGGAAGCGACGTACGCGAGGCTAGCGATCTCGACGACACCCGCGCGGCTTGACATCACTCAACCGCCCGCCGAGCTGACGATTGAACAGCCGCCTGCGGAAATGCATATCACTTCCGTTCCTGCACGCTTGACGATCGATCAGACCGAGGCATGGGCGGCGGTGAACAATAAGCATGTATTCGAGCTCATTCGCGATGGCGTTGAAGACGGGCGGCAAGCGGTGCTCAATTTCATCGAGCGTGCCGCCATCCAAGGGGATGAACTGATGCGCATTGAAAACGGCGGCCACCCGCTCGCCGATCAAGCCGCGGCCAACAGCGAAGGCCCGCCGCTTGAGTTCAACATCGCCCTCGTTCCGCCGTCGTTCAGCGTCAAGATTGGCTACGAACCGGGGAGGTTGGCGATCGACTGGATCACGCACGCGCCTCGCATCGATGTGAAACCACATGAGCCGATCATCCGTTACCAACGTGGAGCGGTCCAAATCGATCTTGCCCAACGTCCGTCGCTTCACATTGATGTCGTCATTTGACAAAGCAGGAGGAACGATTCATGAACATCGACACGAAATACCACAGAACCGTGGCGGTGAAGGAAGAAGACATCATCCATTTCCCCCACGGTCTGCCAGGATTTGCGGACGAGAAGCGGTTCGTCCTTCTCCCGCTCGCGGACACGCCGTTTGTCATCTTGCAGTCGGTCGAGACGCCTACGCTCGGGTTTGTGTTGATCGAGCCGTTTTCGTACTTTCCAACATACGAATTTGAGCTCGACGAGACAACTGTCGAACAGCTTGGCATCGAAAGCGAACGTGATGTTGCAGTGTATGTCGTCCTT is part of the Geobacillus sp. 46C-IIa genome and encodes:
- a CDS encoding TIGR03826 family flagellar region protein, translating into MAELSNCAKCGRLFVKLSTRDVCESCYQEEERQFERVYAFLRRRENRTATMPQVVEATGVEEKLIIKWIRAGRLQLVHFPNLGYPCDSCGAMIREGRLCANCLGKLKADLRQAETEKERNLRSRHATYYTQDHKER
- a CDS encoding YaaR family protein encodes the protein MEVQKVTRAGLANVSRKDDTAMESVSFTEVMAKTRREVMWERINEQVRQIEEQGKKLADSRTVEDLRKYKQLVRSFLDDAVKNGLQLEEQRGFSRGGRARIYKLVKEVDQKLIELTNEVLKHEQKGLDILRLVGEIQGLIINIYT
- the fliW gene encoding flagellar assembly protein FliW — its product is MNIDTKYHRTVAVKEEDIIHFPHGLPGFADEKRFVLLPLADTPFVILQSVETPTLGFVLIEPFSYFPTYEFELDETTVEQLGIESERDVAVYVVLTVADPFDHTTANLQAPVVIHVHKRLGKQVILTNTAYQTKHRLFPDKVAT
- the flgL gene encoding flagellar hook-associated protein FlgL, encoding MRITQSMLANNMLKQITRSYERLDQYQTQLSTGKKITRPSDDPVVAMKGIAYRSNLAEVEQFKRNFSEAYNWVENSDSALDKATQALQRIRELVVQASNDTYEETQRQAIAKEVRQLTEHLVTIANTKIGDKYIFNGAQTTDPPVTVNADGTITVSTNDQQLNIELAKGVYLPVNIPPSTAFGAGNGLFSDLQDLAASLENASTTGDELTGYLDKLDDHLTHLLGVRAELGARMNRIELMEDRIDSQQVIAEKMLSDNEDVDLEKVIIDLKTQESVHRAALAVGARVIQPTLVDFLR
- a CDS encoding flagellar protein FlgN gives rise to the protein MTFAELIHLLRAHVELHGSLLALARRKTEALKKNDIGSLSALLADEQKHLFAIRQLEERRRRWLKEKLGDETATIAACQAMAKGEERQQLRECGERLMAAVNALAEANELNRQLIEQSLQFVTAMIETFAPTPSTYSRTQEYAPSPDRPLFESKA
- the flgK gene encoding flagellar hook-associated protein FlgK, producing MLSTFHGLEAARRAMMAQQAALYTTGHNIANANTEGYTRQRVQLEATPPFPTPGLNRPNIPGQMGTGVEAKSVERVREYFLDIQYRGENSKLGYWEARADAVAKMEDIMNEPSDSGLAKTMDQFWQALQDLSTHPENEGARSVVRQRGLAVAETFHYLSNSLTQIRTDLGTQIGVTVTEVNSLLKQISDINARIAEIEPNGYLPNDLYDERDRLVDELSTFIDIQVENRPVGGNASKAAEGMYDVYILNGNEKVYLVQGRNASSLSFPDGSDVDGDNVKEVPPDTGVGALNIGGTTVSVSALPNGKLRGLVEGYGYKNGTDADGQLIVTGLYPEMLANLDKLAYTFGTLFNTVHEQGYGLNGNTGLSFFTGLNQVNGAAKTIALASGIDDLANIAAATKAGQSGNGNNAINLANVRSLLLSNTTVSLQDGIAVNLASLRLPLASGTVETNYQGWIGQLGVAGEQANRMKSNSETLRQSVEEKRQSVSSVSLDEEMMNMIKFQHAYNAAARQITVIDEMLDKIINGMGVVGR
- a CDS encoding EscU/YscU/HrcU family type III secretion system export apparatus switch protein, encoding MMSAYFNQKKRKQMNGPTAAVVRYDETNSQAPTVVAQGSGHVAQKIIELAKQHHVHIQEDPLLVQHLVQLDLGDRIPPQLYAVIAEILILIGEIEKNH
- the flgM gene encoding flagellar biosynthesis anti-sigma factor FlgM; its protein translation is MKIHPIGPMNVNPYQRQLAKTERLAAGKGPGDQVEISKEAKELQEAASWEQARQTKLDELRQQIENGTYTVDPKAVAKRMIDYYRNHR
- the fliS gene encoding flagellar export chaperone FliS, producing MDFLTEEWIYQKNSQQLTALLYEGLMECLEEAIAAMKQKDHWKANKQLQKGNDILRRLGAGLRYDAGIIAHQLDALYNYMAERLIEANMKKDVTVAQEVLQLTTTIATAWNEALQNRALSAQASPKQKAAAYEQFITYGE
- a CDS encoding flagellin — protein: MRINHNIQALNAYRNLAANQSSISKNLERLSSGLRINRAADDAAGLAISEKMRSQIRGLQMAERNALDAISLIQTAEGALNEVHSILQRMRELAVQAANGTNQSTDREALDSEFQQLIEEIDRIGKDTQFNKMNILAANQSISIQLGANNGQTLTMSWNQQLKTSLGEDNVNISTLNIKTVTDAQNAISSLDNAIISVSKSRSKMGAYQNRLEHTINNLTTANENLTAAESRIRDTDMAMEMAEFTKNNILTQAAQAMLAQSNQLPQGILQLLKS
- a CDS encoding DUF6470 family protein, producing the protein MRVPQLRMEATYARLAISTTPARLDITQPPAELTIEQPPAEMHITSVPARLTIDQTEAWAAVNNKHVFELIRDGVEDGRQAVLNFIERAAIQGDELMRIENGGHPLADQAAANSEGPPLEFNIALVPPSFSVKIGYEPGRLAIDWITHAPRIDVKPHEPIIRYQRGAVQIDLAQRPSLHIDVVI